DNA sequence from the Sphingomonas bisphenolicum genome:
TGACAGTCCCTACCCCCTCCCCCAATGACCCGCCCTATCTCGACGGGCTCAATCCGCCCCAGCGGGAGGCTGTGCTGACGACCGAGGGGCCGGTGCTGGTGCTGGCGGGTGCGGGCACCGGCAAGACGGCGGCGCTGACCGCGCGGTTGGCGCATCTGATCGGCACGCGGCGGGCCTGGCCGTCCGAGATCCTGGCCGTGACCTTCACCAACAAGGCCGCGCGCGAGATGCGGGCGCGCGTCGGGCGGATGATCGGCGACGCGGTAGAGGGGATGCCCTGGCTCGGCACTTTCCATGCGATCGCGGCGAAGATGCTGCGCCGTCATGCCGAACTGGTCGGACTGCAATCCAATTTCACCATCCTCGATACCGACGATCAGTTGCGGCTGCTCAAGCAGCTCATCCAGGCGGAGGGGGTCGACGAGAAGCGCTGGCCCGCACGGCAACTGGCCGGGCTGATCGACCAGTGGAAGAATAAGGGATGGACCCCGGAGGATGTCGGCGCGGGCGAGGCGGAAGGCTATGCCCATGGCAAGGGGCAGACGCTCTATGCCGCCTATCAGGCCCGGCTTCGTGCGGTAAATGCCTGTGATTTCGGAGACTTGCTGCTGCATGTTCTGACGATATTGAAGAAGCATCGCGACGTGCTGGAGCAATATCAGGAACGTTTCCGTTACATCATGGTGGACGAATATCAGGACACCAACTCCAGCCAGTATCTCTGGCTGCGGCTGCTGGCCCAGACGCGCAAGAATATCTGCTGCGTCGGCGACGACGACCAGTCCATCTATTCATGGCGCGGCGCAGAGGTCGCCAATATCCTGCGGTTCGAAAAGGATTTTCCCGGCGCGACCATCATCCGGCTGGAGCAGAATTATCGCTCCACGCCCCACATACTGGGCGCCGCATCAGGGGTGATCGCCGAAAATGGCAACCGCCTGGGCAAGACATTGTGGACCGATATCGACGTGGGCGAAAAGGTGCAGGTCGTCGGCGTATGGGACGGGCCGGAGGAAGCGCGGCGCGTAGGCGAGGAGATAGAGGCGATCGAACGCAGCGGCGGATCGCTGGACGAGGTCGCGATCCTGGTGCGCGCCCAGCACCAGACCCGCGAGTTCGAGGACCGTTTCATCCAGATCGGCCTGCCCTATCGCATCGTCGGCGGCTTTCGCTTTTACGAGCGCGCGGAAATTCGCGATGCGCTGGCCTATCTGCGCCTCGTCAATCAACCGGCCGACGATCTGGCGTTCGAGCGGATCGTCAATGTGCCCAAGCGCGGGCTGGGCGACAAGGCGGTGGAGAAATTGCACCGACTGGCGCGGGCGGAGGGGATACCGCTGGCGCTGGCGGCGGCGCGCATCCTCGACACCGACGAATTGACGCCGCAGGCGCGGCGGTCGCTGGGCAGTTTCATCGGCGATCTGGCGCGCTGGCGCGACCGGGCGACGCAACTGCCCCATGCCGAACTGGCGCGGCAGATATTGGACGAGAGCGGCTACACCGCGATGCTACAGGCCGAACGTACGACCGAGAGCGCCGGGCGGCTGGAGAATCTGTCCGAACTGGCCCGCGCGATGGAGGAATATGAGACGCTGGGCGCGTTCCTGGAGCATGTCAGCCTCGTCATGGACAATGAGGCGCAGGCGGAGTCCGCCAAGATCACGATCATGACCATCCATGCCGCCAAGGGGCTGGAGTATGACACTACATTCCTGGTGGGGTGGGAGGAAGGCGTCTTCCCGTCGCAGCGCGCGCTGGACGAGGGCGGCCTCAACAGTCTGGAGGAGGAGCGCCGGCTCGCCTATGTCGCGATCACGCGCGCACGCAAGCGCTGCACCATCATCCATGCCGCCAATCGCCGCATCTATGGCCAGTGGACCAGCAGCATCCCGTCGCGTTTCGTCGGGGAGTTGCCGCCCGAACATGTCGAATCGGAAAGCAGCATGAGCGGTGGCGCATCGCTGTGGCGCGCCAACTGGTCGGAACGCGACGACCCCTTCGCCAATGTCGCGCGGGGCAGCGGTCGGGGTCCGGGCTGGCAGCGCGCGCAGACGAGCGGCCAGTTCAGCCGGGAGCCGGTGCGGATCGTGGAGGCGCGGTCATCGGCCGTATCTCTGGGCAACAAGGGTCGCGACGACATGCGCGTGGGCCTGCGCATATTCCACCAGAAGTTCGGCTATGGCACCGTGGCGGAAATCGAGGGCAACAAGCTGGAGATCGATTTCGAGACGGCCGGCCGCAAGCGGGTGATGGACAGCTTCGTTCAGCCCGCCTGAGGGCGCGGGGCGTCCGTCGTCGCGCCGGCAGCCATGAGGTGCGGCAGGAGGCGGGCTGACAGGAGAGCGCTCACGTCGCGCACGCAATCTTCGATAATCGCAATCGTCGCGGCCCCGCTCACCAGCCGCGGCATGGGATCGATCGCGCAGAGCGTGCCATAAAAGCTGCCGTCCGCCAGTATGACCGGGAAGGACACATAGCTTTTGATGCCATAGAAGATCGGCACGGGATGCTTCCGCCAGGCGATGTCGGCATCGACATGGTCGATGACCACATAATTTTCGGTCTGGCGGATTTCGTTGCAGATCGTCATCTGCACGTCCAACTCGGCGCCGGGCTCAAGGCCGAAGGCGATCTTGTCGAGCACCTGGCAGGCGATCCAGCGATCTTCGGTCACGTGCGCAACAGCGGCAAAGCCCATATGCGTCACGTCGCACAAGCGCGTCAGGATGGCGCGGATCGCGTCGTCGTCGCCCAGTTCGGCGGCCTGGATGGCCAATTCGTCCTTCATGCCGCAGCAATGGCAGGAAAGCGTCGCTTTGGCGAGTCTGGAGCGCAATGAACGCGTAAAATCCTGCGTCCCGAACATGTTTGGCGATGGGGAGAAAAGCCGCTGGGCACCATCTTCACCGACGGCTTCCTCTTCGACGACATTGGTGGAGCCTAGCGGGATCGAACCGCTGACCTCCTGCATGCCATGCAGGCGCTCTCCCAGCTGAGCTAAGGCCCCATCATGCGCGGCCGGGCCGCAATCATATGGTCAGGCCATGTCCGGCAATGCCGTCGGCCAACTATATTTCCTGGCAAGTTGCAAGCGCCGCCCCTCCCGCAGGATAGGGCGCCCCTCGCTTGCGCTCAGGCATTTTTCGGGAAAATGTCCCCCGGACATTTTCTTGTTCCGAAAAATTGGTGGAGCCTAGCGGGATCGAACCGCTGACCTCCTGCATGCCATGCAGGCGCTCTCCCAGCTGAGCTAAGGCCCCGTCACCAGTGAAGCGCCGTTGGGTCCGGCGCCTCGGAGGTCGCTGCCATTAGGTGGCGGCAATCTCCTTGGCAAGAACAAATTTCAGTTAATTGTCGTCGCTGTCGTCATCGCTCGCCGCATCGACGCCGAGATCGTCGTCACCACCCAGATCGACGTCATTGTCCGGCGAATCGCCATCGTCATCGACGTCGATGTCCAGATCGTCGTCGGCCGTTTCCAGCTCGCCGTCGGCGGTCTCGATCACCTTCTTGGGCGCCGCTTCCTCATAAGGCAGCGGCTGCTTCGACTTCAGCACCGGCTCTGGTTCCCAGGCGCTGCCGCAATTGATGCAGGTTACCGGATCATCCTTGCCCAGGTCGTAGAAGCGAGTCGCGCATTTCGGGCAGGTCCGTTTCGTGCCCCATTCAGCCTTCACCATGTCCGGCCTGTTCCTTCTTAGATGCTCAAATAGAAATTCACGCGGCACAACAGACGTTGCCCGCGAAACGTCGGGCGCCTTGCCATAGCGGAACCGCGCTGTCAAAAGCCGGGCGCATTTTTTCGGTTCCAGGACAATGGATACCCCGTGACCCAAATTGAAGACCAGCCCACCCCCATGACCTTCACCGCCGCGCCGTCGCTGGCGGGCAGCGTGACCGTGCCGGGCGACAAGAGCATTTCCCACCGATCGCTGATGCTGTCGGCCCTGGCCATCGGGCACAGCCGGGTCGAAGGCCTGCTGGAAGGCGAGGACGTGCTGTCCACGGCCGCCGCGATGCGGGCGATGGGCGCGACCATAGAGCGCGATGCCGATGGCGTGTGGCACATTCATGGCGTGGGCGTGGGCGGACTGCTCCAGCCTGACGTCGCGCTCGACATGGGCAATAGCGGCACATCGACGCGCCTGCTGATGGGCCTGCTCGCCAGCCATGACCTGACGGCGACGTTCGTGGGCGACGCGTCCCTGAGCAAGCGCCCGATGGCGCGGGTCACCGAGCCGCTGGCGCGCATGGGGGCGAGCTTCACGACCAGCCCCGGCGACCGTCTGCCGCTGACGATGAAGGGCGCCTGCCCGGCCGTACCGCTCGACTATCGCCTTCCCGTCGCATCGGCGCAGGTCAAATCGGCGATCCTGCTCGCCGGCCTCAACACGCCTGGCATCACCCGCGTCGTCGAGCCGATCCCGACCCGCGACCATAGCGAGCGGATGCTCAAGGGCTTCGGCGCCGAACTGAACGTCGAGGTGGAGGCAGACGGCACGCGGATCATCACCTTGGTCGGCGAGGCGGAGTTGCAGCCGCAGCAGATCGTGGTGCCCGGCGACCCCTCCTCCGCCGCCTTCCCCATGGTCGCCGCGCTGCTGGTGCCCGGATCGCAGGTGACAATCGCCAATGTCGGACTGAATGCGACGCGCGCCGGCCTCATCGACCTGCTGCGCGAGATGGGCGGCGACATCGAGGTCATCAACGCCCGCGACGTCGGCGGCGAGCCGGTCGGCGACCTCATCGTCACGGCGTCGGCGCTCAAGGGTGTCGAGCCGGACCCGGCGCGCGCGCCCAGCATGATCGACGAATATCCGGTCGCTTTCATCGCCGCCGCGCTGGCGCAGGGGCGCAGCGTGTTTCGCGGGCTGGACGAACTGCGCGTCAAGGAATCGGACCGCATCGCCACCATGGCGGCCGGGCTGCGGGCGATCGGTGTGAGCATCGAGGAACTGGAGGATGGCATCATCATCGAAGGCAGCGGCGGTGCGCCTCTGACTGGTGGCGGGCCGATCGCGACGAAACTGGACCATCGGATCGCGATGAGCTTCGCCATTGCCGGACTGGTGTCGAAAGACGGCGTGACCATCGACGATATGCGCCCGGTCGCCACCAGCTTCCCGACCTTCGTGCCGCTGTTGGCCCAATTGGGAGCCATCGCATGACGTTCGACCTTGCCAACGTCATCGGGTTGATGGGCAGCGCGCTGATGGTTGTCGCCTATGCCTATAGCAATATGGCCAAAACCCTGAATTTCGTCATTTTCAACGCGATGAACCTGGTCGGCGCACTGCTGCTTATCTGGTCGTTGACCGTTCATTTCAATCTGGCGTCCATGGCGCTGGAGGTCGTGTGGGCCGCGATCGCCCTGCTGGGGCTGGGCAATGCGCTGAAAGGGAAGAAGCGATGATCATCGCCGTCGACGGACCCGCCGCATCGGGCAAGGGCACCATCGCCAAGGCGCTGGGCCGCCATTACGGCCTGCCCGTGCTGGACACCGGCCTGCTCTATCGCGCGGTCGGCCTGTCCGTGCTGAAGGCGGGCGGCGACCCGGATGTGGAAGCCGATGCGTTGGCCGCCGCCGGATTCGAGGACGCGATCCTGGCCGATCCGGCGCTGCGCAGCGAAGCGGTCGGCTCCCTCGCCTCGCGCGTGTCGGTGCATCAGAGCGTACGTGACGCCCTCGTCCAGCGGCAACGCGATTTCGCGACCCAGCCGGGCGGCGCCATCCTGGACGGGCGCGACATCGGCACGGTCATCGCACCCGACGCCGACGCCAAG
Encoded proteins:
- a CDS encoding ATP-dependent helicase translates to MTVPTPSPNDPPYLDGLNPPQREAVLTTEGPVLVLAGAGTGKTAALTARLAHLIGTRRAWPSEILAVTFTNKAAREMRARVGRMIGDAVEGMPWLGTFHAIAAKMLRRHAELVGLQSNFTILDTDDQLRLLKQLIQAEGVDEKRWPARQLAGLIDQWKNKGWTPEDVGAGEAEGYAHGKGQTLYAAYQARLRAVNACDFGDLLLHVLTILKKHRDVLEQYQERFRYIMVDEYQDTNSSQYLWLRLLAQTRKNICCVGDDDQSIYSWRGAEVANILRFEKDFPGATIIRLEQNYRSTPHILGAASGVIAENGNRLGKTLWTDIDVGEKVQVVGVWDGPEEARRVGEEIEAIERSGGSLDEVAILVRAQHQTREFEDRFIQIGLPYRIVGGFRFYERAEIRDALAYLRLVNQPADDLAFERIVNVPKRGLGDKAVEKLHRLARAEGIPLALAAARILDTDELTPQARRSLGSFIGDLARWRDRATQLPHAELARQILDESGYTAMLQAERTTESAGRLENLSELARAMEEYETLGAFLEHVSLVMDNEAQAESAKITIMTIHAAKGLEYDTTFLVGWEEGVFPSQRALDEGGLNSLEEERRLAYVAITRARKRCTIIHAANRRIYGQWTSSIPSRFVGELPPEHVESESSMSGGASLWRANWSERDDPFANVARGSGRGPGWQRAQTSGQFSREPVRIVEARSSAVSLGNKGRDDMRVGLRIFHQKFGYGTVAEIEGNKLEIDFETAGRKRVMDSFVQPA
- a CDS encoding GAF domain-containing protein — encoded protein: MKDELAIQAAELGDDDAIRAILTRLCDVTHMGFAAVAHVTEDRWIACQVLDKIAFGLEPGAELDVQMTICNEIRQTENYVVIDHVDADIAWRKHPVPIFYGIKSYVSFPVILADGSFYGTLCAIDPMPRLVSGAATIAIIEDCVRDVSALLSARLLPHLMAAGATTDAPRPQAG
- a CDS encoding TIGR02300 family protein; amino-acid sequence: MVKAEWGTKRTCPKCATRFYDLGKDDPVTCINCGSAWEPEPVLKSKQPLPYEEAAPKKVIETADGELETADDDLDIDVDDDGDSPDNDVDLGGDDDLGVDAASDDDSDDN
- the aroA gene encoding 3-phosphoshikimate 1-carboxyvinyltransferase, whose protein sequence is MTQIEDQPTPMTFTAAPSLAGSVTVPGDKSISHRSLMLSALAIGHSRVEGLLEGEDVLSTAAAMRAMGATIERDADGVWHIHGVGVGGLLQPDVALDMGNSGTSTRLLMGLLASHDLTATFVGDASLSKRPMARVTEPLARMGASFTTSPGDRLPLTMKGACPAVPLDYRLPVASAQVKSAILLAGLNTPGITRVVEPIPTRDHSERMLKGFGAELNVEVEADGTRIITLVGEAELQPQQIVVPGDPSSAAFPMVAALLVPGSQVTIANVGLNATRAGLIDLLREMGGDIEVINARDVGGEPVGDLIVTASALKGVEPDPARAPSMIDEYPVAFIAAALAQGRSVFRGLDELRVKESDRIATMAAGLRAIGVSIEELEDGIIIEGSGGAPLTGGGPIATKLDHRIAMSFAIAGLVSKDGVTIDDMRPVATSFPTFVPLLAQLGAIA
- a CDS encoding CBU_0592 family membrane protein, yielding MTFDLANVIGLMGSALMVVAYAYSNMAKTLNFVIFNAMNLVGALLLIWSLTVHFNLASMALEVVWAAIALLGLGNALKGKKR
- the cmk gene encoding (d)CMP kinase; the protein is MIIAVDGPAASGKGTIAKALGRHYGLPVLDTGLLYRAVGLSVLKAGGDPDVEADALAAAGFEDAILADPALRSEAVGSLASRVSVHQSVRDALVQRQRDFATQPGGAILDGRDIGTVIAPDADAKIFVTASVHVRAERRYKDALSHGGHPDMDSLIADIQARDTRDMSRDHAPLKVAQGADLLDTSDLTIDAAVQRAIALVDAQLEGRSRS